Proteins encoded in a region of the Mucispirillum schaedleri ASF457 genome:
- a CDS encoding valine--tRNA ligase: MAKELSSRINPAEYEKSIYKFWLDKKLFHADEYSKKPAYSIVIPPPNVTGSLHMGHALDETIQDILARFKRMKGYEVLWMPGTDHAGIATQNVVEKIIASEGKTRYDLGREAFIERVWQQKKESGGTIISQLKALGSSCDWDRERFTMDEGLSRAVREVFYTLYKEDLIYRSNYMVNWCARCHTALSDIEVEFTEKDDFLYHLKYPIENSSEYLEIATTRPETYLGDTAVAVHPDDERYKHLVGKNVILPLINRKIPVIADNFVETEFGTGCVKITPAHDQNDFAAGIRHNLEKIVCIDENNKICGNFYKEFEGMDILTARKAVIEKFKELDLVVKIEPLKHNVGCCYRCNSVIEPRVSMQWFVKTKPLAEKAIEAVKTGKIKLIPKQWENTFFEWMNNIRDWCISRQIWWGHRIPAWHCADCSHTTVAKTDPDKCENCGSINIHQDEDVLDTWFSSSLWPFSTMGYPEKTDLLKKFYPTSTLVTGFDILFFWVARMMMMGIKFMDDVPFKDVYLHALVRDEKGQKMSKSKGNVIDPLIMIDKYGADAFRFTLAIFAAQGRDIKMNVDRVEGYRNFINKIWNASRFILMNLGDEISKIDENNLESVDKWILMKLQHTAKKASKAIDAYSINEAANELYQFFWMTFCDWYLELIKDRMFKGSEKEKEYALATAANVLEKSLIALHPYIPFVTEHIFQTLTNKETIMFEEYPDNLNYNFEKEEKGIDKVIEAVSLIRNIRGEYNISPATQLEIYINTDDSDALKLFQAEMLLIMKMGKAKSIKFNEKAPENCAKSVGNGFEIMVSLEGTINVEEEIARLEKEKKAVLKDVNLYGGKLQNEGYLAKAPAKVIEKDKKTYEEAKARLDKINEALDGLKK; this comes from the coding sequence ATGGCAAAAGAATTGTCCAGCAGAATAAACCCTGCTGAATATGAAAAAAGTATTTATAAATTTTGGCTTGACAAAAAGCTTTTTCATGCAGATGAATACTCTAAAAAACCTGCATACTCAATAGTTATACCACCACCAAATGTTACAGGCTCACTTCATATGGGTCATGCACTTGATGAAACTATACAAGATATATTAGCCCGCTTTAAAAGAATGAAAGGTTATGAAGTTTTATGGATGCCGGGAACTGACCATGCAGGTATTGCCACTCAAAATGTTGTAGAAAAAATAATAGCATCAGAAGGAAAAACTCGTTATGATTTAGGCAGAGAAGCATTTATAGAAAGAGTATGGCAGCAGAAAAAAGAATCAGGCGGCACAATTATAAGCCAGCTTAAAGCTCTAGGCTCAAGCTGTGACTGGGATAGAGAGCGTTTTACAATGGATGAAGGATTATCTCGTGCTGTTAGAGAAGTGTTTTATACTCTTTATAAAGAAGACTTAATATACCGCTCTAACTATATGGTAAACTGGTGTGCAAGATGCCATACTGCATTAAGTGATATTGAAGTAGAATTTACAGAAAAAGATGACTTTCTTTATCACTTAAAATACCCAATTGAAAACAGCAGTGAATATCTTGAAATAGCAACTACTCGTCCAGAAACTTATCTTGGAGATACTGCTGTTGCAGTCCACCCTGATGATGAAAGATATAAACATTTAGTAGGAAAAAATGTTATTCTTCCACTTATTAATAGAAAAATACCTGTAATTGCTGATAATTTTGTAGAAACTGAATTTGGAACAGGATGTGTTAAAATTACTCCAGCACATGACCAAAATGACTTTGCAGCAGGCATTCGCCATAATTTAGAAAAAATTGTATGTATTGATGAAAACAATAAAATATGCGGAAATTTTTATAAAGAATTTGAAGGGATGGATATATTAACTGCAAGAAAAGCAGTTATTGAAAAATTTAAAGAACTTGATTTAGTTGTAAAAATTGAACCGTTAAAACACAATGTTGGCTGCTGCTACAGATGTAATTCTGTAATTGAGCCCCGTGTTTCCATGCAGTGGTTTGTAAAAACTAAACCACTTGCAGAAAAAGCTATAGAAGCTGTAAAAACCGGGAAAATAAAACTTATTCCAAAACAATGGGAAAATACTTTCTTTGAATGGATGAATAATATACGCGACTGGTGTATTTCCCGTCAGATTTGGTGGGGGCATAGAATACCTGCATGGCACTGTGCAGACTGTTCTCATACTACAGTTGCAAAGACAGACCCAGATAAATGTGAAAATTGCGGCTCTATAAATATTCATCAAGATGAAGATGTATTAGATACATGGTTTTCATCTTCTCTATGGCCGTTTTCTACTATGGGTTATCCTGAAAAAACTGATTTATTAAAAAAATTCTACCCTACTTCTACACTTGTAACTGGCTTTGATATTTTATTTTTCTGGGTTGCAAGAATGATGATGATGGGTATTAAATTTATGGATGATGTGCCATTTAAAGATGTTTATCTGCATGCCCTTGTTCGTGATGAAAAGGGGCAGAAAATGAGTAAATCAAAAGGTAATGTTATTGACCCACTTATTATGATTGATAAATACGGTGCAGATGCATTCCGTTTTACTCTTGCTATATTTGCTGCACAAGGCAGAGATATTAAAATGAATGTGGATAGAGTTGAGGGATACAGAAACTTTATTAATAAAATATGGAATGCTTCTAGATTTATTTTAATGAATTTAGGTGATGAAATATCAAAAATTGATGAAAATAACCTTGAAAGTGTTGATAAATGGATATTAATGAAATTGCAGCATACAGCTAAAAAAGCATCAAAAGCAATAGATGCATACAGTATTAATGAAGCAGCAAACGAACTTTATCAATTTTTCTGGATGACTTTCTGCGACTGGTATCTTGAACTTATTAAAGACAGAATGTTTAAAGGCAGTGAGAAAGAAAAAGAATATGCTCTTGCTACAGCAGCTAATGTATTAGAAAAATCATTAATTGCACTGCATCCATATATTCCTTTTGTTACAGAGCATATTTTCCAGACATTAACTAATAAAGAAACTATTATGTTTGAAGAATATCCTGATAATTTAAATTATAATTTTGAAAAAGAAGAAAAAGGAATAGACAAAGTTATTGAAGCAGTCAGCTTAATCAGAAATATTCGCGGTGAATATAATATTTCTCCTGCTACTCAGCTTGAAATATATATTAATACTGATGATAGTGATGCACTTAAACTTTTTCAGGCAGAAATGCTGTTGATTATGAAAATGGGTAAAGCAAAATCAATAAAATTTAATGAAAAAGCACCTGAAAACTGTGCTAAAAGTGTTGGCAATGGCTTTGAAATAATGGTTTCATTAGAAGGCACAATTAATGTAGAAGAAGAAATTGCAAGACTTGAAAAAGAAAAAAAAGCTGTCTTAAAAGATGTTAATCTTTATGGTGGTAAACTGCAAAATGAAGGATACCTTGCAAAAGCTCCAGCAAAGGTTATAGAAAAAGATAAGAAAACATATGAAGAAGCAAAAGCAAGGCTTGATAAAATAAATGAAGCATTAGATGGTCTTAAAAAATAA
- a CDS encoding bifunctional ADP-dependent NAD(P)H-hydrate dehydratase/NAD(P)H-hydrate epimerase translates to MYVLSCNDIYEMEKEVKSIYGISETILMENAGAALFNFIKKTADKNSKMLILAGPGNNGGDGFVLMRHLRVNGYNADLYYPVNDNKYNKTAQTNLNILNNLNIPLYDLSTLNNIDNYNIIIDALFGIGLKRNLSGIYKDIIEKVNQTNALKIAVDISSGLVSDSSEAAECVFNADYTISFSTLKYCHTLYPAKKYSGNIITTNISIPDNIISQYKHDIFIDEYNKPALKKRPADSHKGTFGKVTLIGGNVEMAGAVKIAAVSAMHSGCGLITLCHPNTLDRNFISDIPEIMTKSFDYNEPALICDFINHSSTVYTIGNGMGRSKAVKDFILHILKNTLKPVIIDADAINALSLNELNNIQSEAVITPHLAEFARLINKDINEVKKDKVKLAKEFADKYNIYLILKSAETIIAVPNDKVYILNTGNTALSKGGSGDALCGLAASLFAQGYSLKNTCILAAYILGKSAEKAVEKNNPAYLCITQIIDYYNEVFNEF, encoded by the coding sequence ATGTATGTATTAAGCTGTAATGATATTTATGAAATGGAAAAAGAAGTTAAGTCAATCTATGGTATTTCTGAAACAATACTTATGGAGAATGCTGGAGCTGCTCTTTTCAATTTTATAAAAAAAACAGCTGATAAAAATAGTAAAATGCTTATTTTAGCAGGTCCTGGCAATAATGGTGGTGATGGATTTGTTTTAATGCGTCATCTTAGAGTAAATGGATATAATGCTGATTTATATTATCCTGTAAATGATAATAAATACAACAAAACTGCACAAACAAACTTAAATATTTTAAATAACTTAAATATACCACTTTATGACTTATCTACCCTTAATAATATTGACAACTATAATATAATTATTGATGCACTTTTTGGTATTGGTCTTAAAAGAAATTTAAGCGGGATATATAAGGACATAATAGAAAAGGTAAATCAAACAAATGCATTAAAAATTGCAGTAGACATTTCTTCTGGGTTAGTTAGTGACAGCTCCGAAGCTGCAGAATGTGTTTTTAATGCAGATTATACTATTTCATTTTCCACATTAAAATACTGCCATACTCTATACCCTGCAAAAAAATATTCAGGAAATATTATTACTACAAATATTTCTATACCTGATAATATCATATCTCAGTATAAGCACGATATATTTATAGATGAATATAATAAGCCGGCATTGAAAAAAAGACCAGCAGACAGCCACAAAGGCACATTTGGAAAAGTTACCCTTATTGGTGGAAATGTTGAAATGGCTGGTGCTGTAAAAATAGCTGCTGTTTCTGCTATGCATTCTGGCTGCGGACTTATTACTCTGTGCCATCCAAATACATTAGATAGAAATTTTATATCAGATATTCCTGAAATTATGACAAAATCATTTGATTATAATGAGCCTGCATTAATATGTGACTTTATTAATCATTCTTCAACAGTATATACTATTGGCAATGGTATGGGTAGAAGTAAAGCTGTTAAAGATTTTATACTGCATATTTTAAAAAATACTTTAAAACCTGTTATAATTGATGCTGATGCAATAAATGCCCTTTCTCTTAATGAATTAAATAATATTCAGTCAGAAGCAGTTATTACACCACATTTAGCAGAATTTGCAAGGCTTATTAATAAAGATATTAATGAAGTTAAAAAAGATAAAGTAAAGCTGGCAAAAGAGTTTGCTGATAAATATAACATATATTTAATATTAAAGTCAGCAGAAACAATTATTGCTGTCCCTAATGATAAAGTATATATTTTAAATACTGGCAATACTGCCCTTTCAAAAGGCGGCAGTGGTGATGCATTATGCGGACTTGCTGCTTCACTTTTTGCTCAAGGATACAGTTTAAAAAATACATGTATTTTAGCAGCATATATATTAGGAAAAAGTGCAGAAAAAGCGGTAGAAAAAAATAACCCAGCATATTTATGTATTACTCAGATTATTGATTATTATAATGAGGTATTTAATGAATTTTGA
- the coaBC gene encoding bifunctional phosphopantothenoylcysteine decarboxylase/phosphopantothenate--cysteine ligase CoaBC: MSNILVGVTGGIAAYKTAYLVREFIRARHNVKVVMTKKAESFVGHTTFEALSLNPVLREDNTPKPISHIDYALWADICIIAPATANIIGKINAGIADNELLSTILALKCPLVLAPAMNTNMYNNVIVQENIKSLQSKGIYMILPASGLLACQTEGEGKMQEPDIIAEKVLNILNNKNNLSLKVENDMLSGLTILITAGPTKEYFDPVRYITNESSGKMGYALAEEAHKMGANVILISGEVSIVSDIPNIHKVVSAEDMYNAFLSFYNDADIIIMAAAVADYAPVYENIKIKKNDDELTINLKKTKDILSYAGANKKDNQILVGFAAETNNMEEYAKQKLEKKNADIIAANDVSRKDIGFNSMDNEVTLFFADGHITHTGRQSKQDIAKIILAESAILHSEKNQ; the protein is encoded by the coding sequence ATGAGTAATATTTTAGTTGGTGTAACTGGCGGCATAGCTGCCTATAAAACTGCATATCTTGTTAGAGAGTTTATTAGAGCAAGGCATAATGTAAAAGTGGTGATGACTAAAAAGGCAGAAAGTTTTGTTGGTCATACTACATTTGAAGCATTATCATTAAACCCTGTATTAAGGGAAGATAATACTCCAAAACCTATAAGCCATATAGATTATGCTTTATGGGCAGATATATGCATTATTGCACCAGCTACTGCAAATATTATTGGTAAAATTAATGCTGGTATTGCTGATAATGAGCTTTTATCTACTATACTTGCTTTAAAGTGTCCACTTGTTTTAGCACCTGCTATGAATACTAATATGTATAATAATGTGATAGTGCAGGAAAATATTAAAAGTTTACAGTCAAAAGGAATATATATGATACTTCCTGCATCAGGTCTGCTTGCCTGCCAGACAGAAGGTGAAGGCAAAATGCAGGAGCCTGATATTATTGCTGAAAAAGTGCTGAATATTTTAAATAATAAAAATAATTTATCTTTGAAAGTAGAAAATGATATGCTTTCAGGGCTTACTATACTTATTACTGCTGGACCAACAAAAGAATATTTTGACCCTGTAAGATATATAACAAATGAATCAAGTGGTAAAATGGGGTATGCTCTTGCAGAAGAAGCACATAAAATGGGTGCAAATGTTATTTTAATTTCTGGAGAAGTAAGTATTGTTTCAGATATACCAAATATACATAAAGTAGTTAGTGCAGAAGATATGTATAATGCTTTTCTTTCATTTTATAATGATGCTGATATTATTATTATGGCAGCAGCTGTTGCAGATTATGCTCCAGTTTATGAAAATATCAAAATAAAAAAGAATGATGATGAATTAACAATAAATCTTAAAAAAACAAAAGATATTTTAAGCTATGCGGGAGCAAATAAAAAAGATAACCAGATATTAGTTGGTTTTGCGGCAGAAACTAATAATATGGAAGAATATGCAAAACAAAAGCTGGAAAAGAAAAATGCAGATATTATAGCTGCAAATGATGTATCACGCAAAGATATAGGCTTTAACAGCATGGATAATGAAGTAACATTATTTTTTGCAGATGGACATATTACTCACACAGGAAGACAAAGCAAGCAGGATATAGCAAAAATTATTTTAGCAGAAAGTGCTATACTGCATAGCGAAAAAAATCAATAA
- the tsaE gene encoding tRNA (adenosine(37)-N6)-threonylcarbamoyltransferase complex ATPase subunit type 1 TsaE → MNFEYILKCVEDTKNMAKDIAPFIKNNIIFLNGEIGAGKTTFTKYLVEIYGLNDEVCSPTFSLENRYNTKNGLIIHFDLYRIKNEEELDMIGFYDTLKEDATILIEWADKFNIEKYIKNYKIISFKIHDSNIRYVTIK, encoded by the coding sequence ATGAATTTTGAATATATTTTAAAATGTGTTGAAGATACTAAAAATATGGCAAAAGATATTGCACCTTTTATAAAAAATAATATAATTTTCCTAAATGGCGAAATAGGTGCAGGAAAAACAACTTTTACAAAATATTTAGTAGAAATTTATGGACTTAATGACGAAGTATGCAGCCCTACTTTTTCCCTTGAAAACAGATATAATACAAAGAACGGACTTATTATTCATTTTGACTTATACAGGATAAAAAATGAAGAAGAGCTTGATATGATAGGCTTTTATGATACATTAAAAGAAGATGCTACTATACTAATTGAATGGGCTGATAAATTTAATATTGAAAAATATATAAAAAATTATAAAATTATCTCTTTTAAAATACATGACAGCAATATAAGGTATGTAACAATAAAATAA
- a CDS encoding slipin family protein has protein sequence MFTSLSIMVVFALLIIFLLFSSIKILQEYERAVVFRLGRYAGVRGPGLIILIPILEQMVKVNMRTIVMDVPPQDIITKDNVSVKVNAVVYFKVLSPEKSILEVDDVYYATSQISQTTLRSIIGQFELDDLLSSREKINKEMQSIIDAQTDPWGVKIAAVEIKHIDLPAEMQKAMSRQAESERERRAKIILAEGEYQAAEKLAEASRIMGENPVTLQLRYLQTLSEMTSKDNNKSTIIPIPIDLIKAFTSK, from the coding sequence ATGTTTACATCTTTATCTATCATGGTAGTTTTTGCATTGCTAATTATATTTTTACTGTTTTCAAGTATTAAAATTTTGCAGGAATATGAAAGGGCTGTTGTATTCAGACTTGGACGCTATGCTGGTGTCAGGGGTCCCGGTTTGATTATTTTAATTCCTATTTTAGAACAAATGGTAAAAGTAAATATGAGAACTATTGTAATGGATGTTCCACCGCAGGATATTATTACTAAAGATAATGTTTCTGTAAAAGTTAATGCAGTTGTTTATTTTAAAGTGCTTTCTCCAGAAAAATCTATTTTAGAAGTAGATGATGTTTACTATGCTACAAGCCAGATTTCGCAGACTACATTAAGAAGTATTATTGGTCAGTTTGAGCTTGATGATTTATTATCAAGTAGAGAAAAAATTAATAAAGAAATGCAGTCTATTATAGATGCTCAAACAGACCCTTGGGGTGTAAAAATAGCTGCTGTTGAAATAAAACATATTGATTTACCTGCTGAAATGCAGAAAGCTATGAGCCGTCAGGCAGAATCAGAAAGGGAAAGAAGAGCAAAAATCATTTTAGCAGAAGGTGAATATCAGGCTGCTGAAAAACTTGCAGAGGCTTCCCGCATTATGGGAGAAAACCCTGTAACTCTGCAGCTTCGTTACTTACAGACATTATCAGAAATGACATCAAAGGATAATAATAAATCAACAATTATTCCAATACCTATTGATTTGATTAAAGCATTTACAAGCAAATAA
- the trpB gene encoding tryptophan synthase subunit beta: protein MRYSKTYGEFGDSYVPEMLQPALDELETAFLSAMNDKSFLDELAYLQKTFIGRPTPLYYAENLTKKLGGAKIFFKCEGLAHTGAHKINNAVGQCLLAKRMGKKNVVAETGAGQHGVATASAAAKLGLGCNVYMGAVDVKRQHPNVFTMQMFGANVVSVESGNKGLADAVDEALGFWIKSLKDTHYLLGSVVGPAPFPAIVREFQSVIGREAKQQVQELGQDVAAVIAAVGGGSNAMGIFSGFLDDEKIQLIGVEGGGIGDKYGEHAKRLAPNSGAKTGIHHGYKSKFLLDSNGDVLPTHSISAGLDYPGVGPEPAYLKESGRLTMTAANDDEVINALKLVAKHEGILFALESSHALAELLKIAPTMPKDKAVIVNMSGRGDKDIFITAPVFNKQEWVEFLSNEIKN, encoded by the coding sequence ATGAGATATTCAAAAACTTATGGTGAATTTGGCGACAGCTATGTGCCGGAAATGTTGCAACCTGCTCTTGATGAACTTGAAACTGCATTTTTATCTGCAATGAATGATAAAAGTTTTTTAGATGAACTTGCATATTTACAAAAAACATTTATAGGTAGACCTACACCACTTTATTATGCTGAAAATTTAACAAAAAAACTTGGCGGAGCAAAAATATTTTTTAAATGCGAGGGTCTTGCTCACACTGGGGCTCATAAAATTAATAATGCAGTAGGTCAGTGCCTTCTTGCAAAAAGAATGGGTAAAAAGAATGTTGTAGCTGAGACAGGTGCAGGTCAGCATGGTGTGGCAACTGCATCTGCAGCAGCAAAACTTGGACTTGGCTGTAATGTTTATATGGGTGCAGTAGATGTGAAACGGCAACATCCAAATGTATTTACTATGCAGATGTTTGGTGCAAATGTGGTTTCTGTTGAATCAGGTAATAAAGGTTTAGCAGATGCAGTAGATGAAGCATTAGGTTTTTGGATTAAATCATTAAAAGATACTCATTATTTATTAGGCTCAGTAGTAGGTCCAGCACCATTTCCTGCAATAGTTAGAGAGTTTCAGTCAGTTATAGGTAGAGAAGCAAAACAGCAGGTTCAGGAATTAGGGCAAGATGTGGCAGCAGTAATTGCAGCAGTAGGTGGCGGCTCTAATGCTATGGGTATCTTTTCAGGCTTTTTAGATGATGAGAAAATACAATTAATAGGTGTAGAAGGTGGTGGAATAGGTGATAAATATGGCGAACATGCTAAAAGACTTGCACCAAACTCTGGTGCAAAAACAGGTATCCACCATGGATATAAAAGTAAATTTTTATTAGACAGCAATGGTGATGTGCTACCAACACATTCTATATCAGCAGGTCTTGATTATCCAGGTGTTGGTCCTGAACCTGCATACTTAAAAGAGTCTGGCAGACTTACAATGACAGCAGCAAATGATGATGAAGTCATTAATGCACTGAAGCTTGTTGCAAAACATGAAGGTATTTTGTTTGCTCTTGAATCATCTCATGCTCTTGCAGAGCTTTTAAAAATAGCACCAACTATGCCAAAAGATAAAGCTGTTATTGTTAATATGAGCGGCAGAGGTGATAAAGATATATTCATAACAGCTCCAGTTTTTAATAAACAGGAGTGGGTAGAATTTTTATCAAACGAAATAAAAAACTAA
- a CDS encoding Trm112 family protein — MIDKELLDILICPKCKGNIKLHSNEKYIICTNCDLAYYIDENMPIMLIDKAVSIEEAEKGK, encoded by the coding sequence ATGATAGATAAAGAACTTTTAGATATTTTAATATGCCCAAAATGCAAGGGAAATATTAAACTGCATAGTAATGAGAAATATATTATATGCACAAACTGCGATTTAGCATATTATATTGATGAAAATATGCCTATTATGCTTATTGATAAAGCTGTCAGTATAGAAGAAGCAGAAAAAGGTAAATAG
- a CDS encoding peroxiredoxin family protein, with product MATDKNKPPYLRRIFAGKNIYIFALVAFAFAFLNIYRLNNPLEIGSTAPELTVTAYNGESFKINEILSPKVVIFYKKHTYFSNYIINTTYKRALPAFKILQDKGIAQVIVIAQGYDNTKELNNLLGEDDYSNYKNIIFAADTKTAGKKYGIRSWPHLYVISSDNRVIYETKIGSADKVQQILWRD from the coding sequence ATGGCAACAGACAAAAATAAGCCGCCATATTTAAGACGAATATTTGCAGGTAAAAATATATATATATTTGCTTTGGTGGCTTTTGCATTTGCATTTTTAAATATATACAGGCTGAATAACCCATTAGAAATAGGCTCTACAGCACCAGAACTTACAGTAACTGCATATAATGGGGAAAGCTTTAAAATAAATGAAATACTAAGCCCTAAAGTTGTAATTTTTTATAAAAAACATACTTATTTTTCTAACTATATTATTAATACAACTTATAAACGGGCACTGCCTGCTTTTAAAATCCTACAGGATAAAGGGATTGCTCAAGTTATTGTTATTGCTCAAGGTTATGATAATACTAAAGAATTGAATAATCTTTTAGGGGAAGATGATTATTCAAACTATAAAAATATAATATTTGCTGCTGATACTAAAACAGCAGGTAAAAAATATGGGATAAGAAGCTGGCCTCATTTATATGTTATAAGCTCTGATAACAGAGTAATTTATGAAACTAAAATAGGCAGTGCTGATAAAGTGCAGCAGATATTATGGAGGGACTAA
- a CDS encoding tetratricopeptide repeat protein, which translates to MLRRFLLLFVFIPVIVYANQSLENDLKLANIGNRGAAFRIGARYLNGEGVEQDYEKAKYYLERAADKNHSHALYDLGYMYLYGIGVEKDYMMAYDYFERSKDVGFVPAYFIIGLMYYDGAGVKKNDKKAYEYCKTAIERGYKTNNIILDHKNKKILIKQEKEQEDK; encoded by the coding sequence ATGTTAAGAAGATTTTTACTGTTATTTGTTTTTATACCTGTTATTGTTTATGCTAACCAAAGTTTAGAAAATGATTTAAAACTTGCAAATATTGGTAACAGAGGAGCTGCCTTTAGAATAGGTGCAAGATATCTTAATGGTGAAGGAGTAGAGCAGGATTATGAAAAAGCAAAATACTATCTTGAAAGAGCAGCCGATAAAAACCATTCCCATGCTTTATATGATTTAGGTTATATGTATCTTTATGGCATAGGTGTAGAAAAAGATTACATGATGGCTTATGATTATTTTGAGCGTTCAAAAGATGTTGGATTTGTGCCTGCTTATTTTATAATAGGGCTTATGTATTATGATGGAGCAGGGGTGAAAAAAAATGATAAAAAAGCCTATGAATACTGTAAAACTGCTATAGAAAGGGGCTATAAAACAAATAATATAATTTTAGACCATAAAAATAAAAAAATATTAATAAAACAGGAAAAAGAACAGGAAGATAAATAA
- a CDS encoding YicC/YloC family endoribonuclease, with protein MTKSMTGYGKYSKSTEKYDISIEIKSVNSKYFDINFRLPKSVSALEITLRQPLQDIFIRGKIDVRIDINMHTITKYPSLNTDLVKVYREIFTKIAEEANIENKPKLDHFLRMPDVVDYINDDSMEEELEKITYEAVIECAKKLDEMRQKEGIALEKDITARLHNLAENVKLIENAKEDVFEIWKNKFIKRMQDMGVDANYEERIVQEASIMGEKADITEEITRLKSHLIQFNHILKEEYPVGKKLDFLSQEIHRELNTIASKSSKQEIISTVVESKAESDRIREQVQNII; from the coding sequence ATGACTAAAAGTATGACAGGATATGGAAAATACAGCAAATCCACAGAAAAATATGATATATCTATTGAAATAAAATCTGTTAATAGTAAATATTTTGATATTAATTTCAGGCTGCCAAAATCTGTTTCAGCACTTGAAATCACTCTCCGCCAGCCATTACAGGATATATTTATCAGGGGCAAAATAGATGTGCGAATTGACATAAATATGCATACTATTACAAAGTATCCATCTTTAAATACTGACCTTGTTAAAGTTTACAGAGAAATCTTTACAAAAATTGCAGAAGAAGCAAATATTGAAAATAAACCAAAACTTGACCATTTTCTTAGAATGCCTGATGTGGTGGATTATATAAATGATGATTCTATGGAAGAAGAACTTGAAAAAATTACCTATGAAGCAGTAATAGAATGTGCTAAAAAATTAGATGAAATGAGGCAGAAAGAAGGTATAGCATTAGAAAAAGATATTACTGCAAGGTTACATAACTTAGCTGAAAATGTAAAATTAATTGAAAATGCAAAAGAAGATGTTTTTGAAATTTGGAAAAATAAATTTATTAAGCGCATGCAGGATATGGGAGTAGATGCAAACTATGAAGAAAGAATTGTTCAAGAAGCATCTATTATGGGAGAAAAAGCAGATATTACAGAAGAAATAACCAGATTAAAATCACATCTTATACAATTTAACCATATATTAAAAGAAGAATATCCTGTTGGTAAAAAACTTGATTTTCTAAGTCAGGAAATACACAGAGAGCTTAACACTATCGCGTCAAAAAGCTCTAAACAGGAAATTATTTCTACAGTTGTTGAATCAAAAGCAGAATCTGACAGAATTAGAGAGCAGGTCCAAAATATTATATAA